Within Kineothrix sp. MB12-C1, the genomic segment TTCGAGTACAGGCATAATATTGTTCATAGCTTCCTCGAAAACTTCAATAGCCGGCTTACCTGCTTTTTGTTCTACTGTCGCAAACGCTCCATATACGATTTTCTGAGCAACACCTCTCTTACCATCCAACATAATGTTGTTGATAAGCTTTGTTACTACCTTATTTTCGTATAAAGGGTCTGCTAATACATCTCTTTTTTGAATATGTCCTTTACGCGGCACGATTCTTCCCTCCTTATTAGTCTCCATTTATTAAAATTTTAATAAATGAATTGATAATTCAACGGTACTCACCTACAAATGTGTTCGTGCGGTTTTCTATAGGCCTGAATAATAGGCATTTTTAACGCAGTGAAGCGCAATAACACGAATAAATCATGCTTCTTACAGAATTCCAACACAAATTAGTTCTGTTGTGGTACAAAAATCCTAATTATTTACCAGCCTTAGGTCTCTTAGCTCCGTATTTGGAACGAGCCTGTCTTCTGTTAGCGACTCCCGCAGTATCAAGTGTACCTCTGATAACATGATATCTTGTACCCGGTAAGTCCTTTACTCTACCGCCTCTTATAAGAACAACACTATGCTCCTGTAAGTTGTGGCCTTCTCCCGGAATATAGCTTGTTACTTCAATTCCGTTAGAAAGACGTACTCTGGCGATTTTTCTAAGGGCTGAGTTAGGTTTCTTAGGAGTTGCTGTCTTAACAGCTGTACAAACACCTCTTTTCTGAGGAGAAGAAGTCTCGATTGCTTTCTTATGAAGAGAGTTATAGCTCTTCTGAAGAGCAGGTGCTGTTGACTTCTTTTCTGATGTCTGACGTCCTTTTCTTACTAACTGGTTAAATGTTGGCATTCTGTTTCACCTCCTGTGGTATAAACTGATAAGTTTCTTCTGTGGCAAGGCTTTCTTTCTTTTGTAAAATGACAAAAAAAGAAAATGCACCTACATGCACACTTTGTTAGTATAAGTGCTTGCAGATGCATTGTCAATATATTTTTTTTAACTTATTTTAAATTCTTTGAATTTATTCGAAGTGATCGAGTTATCGCTCTATACGCTTAACTTTCTATCTCCTGCAGACTGTCTTCTTCTATATATAATTCACCTAAAGACATTCCGTCATCGAACATTCCATCTTCATCAAAGGAAATGGTATCGAGCAGATTATTATCCGTATCGAGAGACGTACTACGATATCTCTTCATACCGGTTCCTGCCGGAATCAGCTTACCGATAATAACGTTTTCTTTCAGGCCGATGAGAGGATCGACTTTTCCTTTGATTGCCGCCTCGGTAAGAACCTTAGTCGTCTCCTGGAAAGATGCCGCCGATAAGAAAGAATT encodes:
- the rpsL gene encoding 30S ribosomal protein S12; its protein translation is MPTFNQLVRKGRQTSEKKSTAPALQKSYNSLHKKAIETSSPQKRGVCTAVKTATPKKPNSALRKIARVRLSNGIEVTSYIPGEGHNLQEHSVVLIRGGRVKDLPGTRYHVIRGTLDTAGVANRRQARSKYGAKRPKAGK